From the Burkholderia ubonensis genome, one window contains:
- a CDS encoding ABC-three component system middle component 2 has protein sequence MVYLLQALTPRGADLQKLVLLDYAIVYSADLNGPSSLHTPIPFRGAELMSRRELIEQGLYLMSTRGLVTATWGADGITYFAGDLARTMTGALTSNYLRELEHRCTWVAEHYGQAGSTELTAQFAASGHLWGAELESVARDGGGVWA, from the coding sequence ATGGTCTACTTGCTGCAGGCACTCACGCCGCGAGGAGCGGACCTACAGAAACTGGTGCTTCTCGACTATGCCATCGTGTACTCAGCCGACTTGAACGGACCGAGCAGCTTGCATACGCCCATCCCATTTCGCGGCGCGGAGCTCATGAGCCGACGCGAGCTAATTGAGCAGGGGCTCTACTTAATGAGCACGCGTGGCTTGGTGACGGCCACGTGGGGTGCAGATGGGATCACTTATTTTGCAGGGGATCTCGCGCGAACTATGACGGGCGCGCTGACTTCAAACTATCTGCGCGAGTTGGAGCACCGCTGCACATGGGTAGCGGAACACTATGGTCAAGCAGGCTCCACGGAACTCACTGCTCAGTTCGCTGCTAGCGGCCACCTGTGGGGCGCCGAGCTTGAGTCGGTGGCACGAGATGGAGGCGGCGTATGGGCATAG
- a CDS encoding RNA-directed DNA polymerase yields the protein MASIFSDRPQSFEVANKHYEPNPARLVPAPKNGRWGFAENLPGGWGPLPSLDNQDSASTLLTLRPLAHVGIREQTIATAVLLCLADCIETAQGNPAVKATEALGKGVFSYGNRLYCRWSDDDSQARFSWGSSDTYSRYYADYQQFVARPREVAAALEDEFDNEDDARVLMVKLDVSAYYDRINIPRLIAKLKNEYNRYWGDDIERPMDDDAFWVAAEAALTFEWSTADDALKGLLKNSELPRGLPQGLMASGFFANAYLLELDRAIGLACQKRRNIKIGDRESLVTLHDYCRYVDDLRLVVSTDDPELDLAELQTGITNWTQRQLNKSLGDAQGKITLTLNGAKTEIELLSKVAKGTSIANRMRQVQQQLSGPFDLSSLEDLETALNGLLSMAEVEGATSKVRKPRGVPALALVTKPPMDVRDDTLTRFAAFRICKSLKQRRLLTDLGETRENGTAGEQLQQDYELAARRLVGAWSENPSLVQVLRYAFDLFPSASLLRDVLDALARKFQDADSHSDQASVAWYILAELFRAAATETGRSSVGDDGLQVGDIDEYRAELAEYAETVLQNGDCPWFAQQQAALLLATLGSPSNLLSDEPELARYRVLHAYLSGRYQSEGLPDDDVIGIAIVGYQLEGNARRFANWLRRFSVKRSKNSTRRAFELVYKGDPSLFDAITTLRANGAAFFDRELLNPEQALHVDSRNKDGEPLPTGVWLRLSRAACHSTRPFRHENALLRLAQCLTEVDDWTRPDDTIYSAFDFDVMCEDWTRLDDPDGPSLHVRLQPKSAQRKTPRFRAPAWCKPELSWQYAIGAILRAAAVGSNDFTLVWRVGGSESGWYRGLSSTPSRRQVGMLHSSQALGGTASSVTPWFSGLLNVLLRWPGIEVDPDEHPASSTAEVKDLRGIINERLKVQSGIFGRSTGSPVYRYPVRWQLRDSRSLRVVVVQGLLPSVADFKTHELDGLSSNPFRTQHRNHTAALLNLVAKKLDAYERLGDGAKKPIVDLVVFPEYSIHVGDQDLLRAFSDDTGAMLHYGLLGALHPITGRHTNASRWLIPVRTSSRRSWIEVDQGKLHLTGVELGMGVEKWCPYRVVIELQLDQLTSYRMVGAICYDATDLALAADMRNESHMFVVPAHNQDIKTFDSMIAALRYHMYQHVVVCNIGEFGGSSAQAPYDDEHRRTISHAHGANQISVAVFDVPMDHFGPKLLALSPGAPKMVKKRLGKTPPAGLARRP from the coding sequence TTGGCTTCCATTTTTTCCGACCGGCCTCAGTCATTCGAGGTCGCAAATAAGCACTATGAGCCCAACCCCGCCAGATTGGTGCCGGCACCGAAGAATGGGCGCTGGGGCTTCGCAGAGAATCTACCGGGTGGGTGGGGGCCGCTCCCGTCTCTGGATAACCAGGATAGTGCATCGACACTGCTGACTCTGCGTCCCTTGGCGCATGTGGGCATTCGCGAACAGACCATCGCTACCGCAGTGCTGCTCTGCCTTGCCGACTGTATCGAGACCGCACAGGGCAATCCGGCTGTGAAGGCTACGGAAGCGCTGGGGAAGGGGGTCTTCAGCTATGGAAATCGGCTTTACTGCCGTTGGAGCGACGACGATAGCCAAGCGAGATTCTCGTGGGGCAGTTCTGACACATACAGTCGCTACTACGCTGACTATCAGCAGTTTGTCGCTCGGCCCAGGGAGGTCGCTGCCGCGCTCGAGGACGAGTTCGACAATGAAGACGATGCGCGCGTTTTGATGGTGAAGCTCGATGTCAGCGCCTACTACGATCGAATCAATATTCCACGGCTCATCGCAAAGCTGAAGAATGAGTACAACCGCTACTGGGGCGACGACATTGAAAGACCGATGGACGATGATGCGTTCTGGGTGGCCGCCGAGGCTGCGCTGACCTTCGAGTGGTCTACTGCCGATGATGCGCTCAAGGGGCTGTTGAAGAATAGCGAGCTGCCGCGTGGTTTGCCGCAAGGGCTCATGGCGAGTGGCTTCTTTGCCAATGCCTACCTACTGGAGCTTGATCGTGCGATTGGGCTTGCATGCCAGAAGCGGCGCAATATCAAAATCGGTGACCGCGAATCACTGGTGACGCTTCACGACTACTGCCGCTACGTCGACGACCTGCGCTTGGTAGTGTCTACCGATGACCCTGAGTTGGACCTCGCCGAGTTGCAGACGGGCATCACAAACTGGACTCAAAGGCAACTGAACAAATCTTTGGGCGACGCTCAAGGGAAAATCACACTGACCCTTAACGGCGCCAAGACCGAAATTGAGCTGCTGAGCAAAGTTGCGAAAGGCACAAGCATTGCTAATCGCATGCGGCAGGTCCAGCAGCAACTCAGTGGCCCATTCGATCTATCTTCGTTGGAAGATCTCGAGACAGCATTGAATGGCCTCCTGTCGATGGCAGAGGTGGAAGGAGCAACCAGCAAGGTACGGAAGCCCCGCGGCGTTCCTGCCTTGGCCCTTGTAACCAAACCACCGATGGACGTACGTGATGACACGCTTACCCGATTCGCTGCATTCCGCATCTGCAAATCGCTGAAGCAGCGCCGGCTTTTGACCGACTTGGGCGAGACGCGCGAGAACGGTACGGCCGGCGAGCAGCTTCAACAGGACTATGAACTTGCCGCTCGGCGCTTGGTTGGTGCTTGGTCGGAAAACCCTTCGCTTGTTCAAGTTCTGCGGTACGCGTTTGACCTATTTCCCTCAGCATCTCTGTTACGGGATGTCCTCGACGCACTTGCCCGGAAGTTTCAGGACGCAGACAGTCATTCTGACCAAGCATCTGTCGCTTGGTACATTTTGGCCGAGCTGTTTCGTGCGGCTGCCACGGAAACAGGCCGATCGTCGGTCGGTGATGACGGGCTGCAGGTCGGGGATATCGACGAGTACCGTGCGGAGCTTGCTGAGTATGCAGAGACGGTCCTGCAGAACGGCGACTGTCCGTGGTTTGCGCAGCAACAGGCTGCGCTACTGCTAGCTACACTTGGCTCTCCCTCGAACTTACTGAGTGACGAACCAGAACTTGCACGCTATCGCGTCCTCCATGCGTACCTCTCCGGTCGATATCAATCTGAAGGTCTCCCAGACGATGACGTTATCGGAATTGCCATCGTGGGGTATCAGCTGGAAGGCAACGCGCGTAGGTTTGCAAACTGGCTCCGTCGCTTCTCGGTTAAGCGAAGTAAGAACAGCACCCGCCGCGCATTCGAGCTGGTATACAAGGGCGACCCATCTCTTTTCGATGCGATTACCACGCTCCGCGCCAACGGTGCCGCTTTTTTTGATCGCGAGCTCCTCAACCCAGAGCAGGCTCTGCACGTTGATTCTCGGAACAAGGATGGCGAGCCTCTTCCAACCGGGGTCTGGCTCCGCCTCAGCAGGGCTGCTTGTCATTCCACGAGACCGTTTAGGCATGAGAACGCGCTGCTGAGGCTTGCGCAATGCCTGACCGAAGTGGATGACTGGACTCGGCCGGACGATACGATCTACTCAGCCTTTGACTTTGATGTGATGTGCGAAGACTGGACGCGGCTCGACGACCCCGACGGCCCATCGCTGCATGTTCGTCTCCAGCCAAAGAGCGCGCAACGAAAGACGCCGCGATTCCGGGCTCCAGCGTGGTGCAAACCCGAGTTGAGTTGGCAGTACGCGATTGGCGCAATCCTGCGTGCCGCTGCGGTTGGCAGCAACGACTTCACCCTCGTTTGGCGCGTCGGCGGGAGCGAGTCTGGTTGGTACCGCGGACTTTCAAGTACCCCGTCACGTCGACAAGTTGGGATGCTCCATTCCTCGCAGGCTCTGGGCGGCACTGCCTCGTCAGTTACGCCATGGTTTAGTGGCCTGCTCAACGTTCTGCTTCGATGGCCCGGGATTGAGGTTGACCCGGACGAGCATCCGGCCTCAAGCACTGCCGAAGTGAAGGATCTGAGGGGCATCATTAACGAGCGCCTCAAGGTCCAGAGCGGAATTTTTGGCCGCAGCACTGGTTCACCGGTCTACCGCTACCCCGTACGTTGGCAGCTCCGCGATTCCCGGTCGCTGCGAGTCGTCGTCGTCCAGGGGTTGCTTCCAAGCGTCGCGGACTTCAAGACACATGAACTCGACGGTCTCAGCAGCAACCCTTTCCGAACGCAACACCGCAATCACACCGCCGCGCTGTTGAACTTGGTCGCGAAGAAACTCGATGCATACGAGCGCCTCGGTGACGGCGCGAAGAAGCCAATCGTTGACCTCGTCGTCTTCCCCGAGTACTCAATTCATGTTGGTGACCAAGACCTGCTTCGAGCCTTCTCCGATGACACCGGTGCGATGCTCCACTACGGCCTGCTGGGAGCGCTGCACCCGATAACCGGGAGGCATACAAATGCGTCACGCTGGCTGATTCCGGTCCGAACGAGCAGCCGGAGATCGTGGATCGAAGTTGACCAGGGAAAGTTGCATCTCACGGGCGTTGAGCTGGGGATGGGGGTTGAGAAGTGGTGTCCATACCGGGTGGTGATAGAGCTACAGCTGGACCAGCTCACATCGTATCGGATGGTGGGAGCCATCTGTTACGACGCCACTGACCTCGCGCTTGCCGCCGACATGAGGAACGAGTCGCACATGTTTGTGGTGCCTGCACACAATCAAGACATTAAAACGTTTGACAGCATGATTGCCGCGCTCAGATATCACATGTATCAGCACGTAGTCGTCTGCAACATCGGTGAGTTCGGTGGCTCGTCCGCGCAGGCTCCGTATGACGATGAACATCGACGCACTATCTCCCACGCGCATGGGGCGAACCAAATCTCGGTGGCTGTCTTCGACGTGCCGATGGACCACTTCGGTCCCAAGCTTCTCGCGTTGTCGCCGGGAGCGCCGAAGATGGTGAAGAAACGACTAGGTAAGACACCACCAGCGGGGCTTGCGCGTCGGCCATAG
- a CDS encoding reverse transcriptase family protein, translating into MTRDARKRDKSAGRARLRKNKSARYPIESSPLWKLSSIHQLAVLIGIPVDELEATCMAPTYHRFDEASKDGKEPRHIQEPTGATLRAHYRLVRHLDSIQRPDFLHSATKKRSHITNARAHAESGGAVVAMDIRKFFESTMYQHVKSFFHKDLGCSHDIARFLANICTADGHLPTGSCISPLLSYFTHRHLFADIERLCAERGVTMTLYVDDLTLSGPHATKGLLFETKVMIKRCGLRTKDAKDAVVRPGKAAIITGVVRRDGGVRLRNKHHGAIVAIQDSIATAGDNNRDVLRGRLAAARAVEPSAAARLEERLTRMMTRKSVNESLK; encoded by the coding sequence TCCGCTCTGGAAATTGTCGAGCATTCATCAACTCGCGGTACTGATCGGCATTCCAGTCGATGAGCTTGAGGCCACGTGCATGGCGCCGACGTACCATCGATTCGATGAAGCATCGAAGGACGGTAAGGAGCCGCGGCACATCCAAGAGCCTACTGGAGCCACGCTGCGTGCTCACTATCGCCTTGTCAGGCATCTAGATAGTATTCAACGGCCCGATTTCCTGCATTCCGCCACGAAGAAGCGCTCACACATTACGAACGCTCGAGCTCATGCCGAGAGCGGTGGTGCCGTAGTGGCGATGGATATACGCAAATTCTTCGAGAGCACAATGTATCAGCACGTCAAGAGTTTCTTTCACAAAGATCTCGGCTGCTCGCACGATATTGCTCGGTTCTTGGCAAACATCTGTACTGCGGATGGACATCTGCCGACTGGCAGTTGCATCAGTCCGTTGCTCTCGTATTTCACGCATCGTCATCTTTTCGCAGACATCGAACGACTCTGCGCTGAGCGTGGTGTCACGATGACCCTTTACGTTGATGACTTGACCCTATCGGGCCCTCATGCGACAAAAGGCCTGCTATTTGAAACAAAGGTAATGATTAAGCGGTGTGGTCTGCGAACGAAGGATGCAAAGGACGCTGTCGTGCGGCCGGGAAAGGCAGCCATCATTACGGGAGTCGTGCGACGCGACGGCGGTGTTCGGCTTCGCAACAAGCACCACGGTGCGATTGTGGCAATTCAAGATTCGATTGCGACAGCCGGTGATAACAACCGCGACGTGCTGAGAGGACGATTGGCGGCTGCGCGAGCAGTGGAGCCGAGCGCTGCTGCTCGTCTCGAGGAGCGATTGACGCGTATGATGACGAGAAAGTCGGTGAACGAATCGCTCAAGTAA
- a CDS encoding ABC-three component system protein — MCTNPTQKPVRKSRFSVKRGVIPPSSQILLIHPDQWEKLVEVACLNRPLGGGAKYAFVKHLGGSGDGGRDVEARLVPALSAGQWDLFQGKHYDHALTPTDVFKELVKFFKHLAAKTYPEPRYYYLCAPRGVGNDLHNLLAKPNEFKQRLLDAWKAERTGLQGRAAELTQELESLVTAFDFRNIVECQTRDILEWHALDRKAHFELFGIEGERGDDPLAPTAPEVREHVYIEELRKVYAEVCGMSLTLDELMSSDSCGEHFQSHRVLFYCAEGLKTFSRDTYGEAEFDALLNMVLTGIGPKVKSPRHRTGLDRLEAGTSGAEQLVVSDSVLAPKLRPGDLPGTCHHLVNQKRLKWVK; from the coding sequence ATGTGTACAAATCCGACTCAGAAGCCAGTGCGGAAGAGCCGTTTTTCGGTCAAGCGCGGCGTTATTCCTCCGTCGTCCCAGATTTTGCTAATTCACCCCGACCAGTGGGAGAAGCTTGTCGAGGTGGCCTGCCTAAATCGTCCGCTCGGCGGTGGCGCGAAGTACGCCTTCGTCAAGCATTTGGGCGGCTCTGGGGATGGTGGGCGCGACGTCGAAGCTCGCCTGGTTCCCGCATTGAGCGCGGGGCAATGGGACTTGTTCCAAGGCAAGCATTATGACCACGCGTTGACGCCGACCGACGTGTTCAAAGAACTGGTCAAGTTCTTCAAGCACTTAGCGGCGAAGACTTACCCTGAGCCGCGCTACTACTACCTCTGCGCACCGCGCGGCGTGGGTAATGATCTGCATAATCTGCTAGCCAAGCCCAACGAATTCAAACAGCGCCTGCTGGACGCATGGAAGGCGGAGAGAACAGGGCTTCAGGGGCGTGCCGCTGAGTTGACTCAGGAACTCGAGAGTCTGGTTACTGCTTTCGACTTCCGGAATATCGTCGAATGCCAGACGCGAGACATTCTGGAATGGCATGCCCTGGATCGAAAGGCCCACTTCGAACTGTTCGGCATCGAGGGGGAGCGTGGTGACGATCCCTTGGCCCCAACCGCCCCCGAAGTCCGTGAACATGTCTACATCGAGGAGTTGCGGAAAGTTTACGCTGAAGTTTGCGGCATGAGCTTGACGCTTGATGAACTGATGTCATCGGATTCGTGCGGTGAGCATTTCCAAAGTCATCGTGTGCTTTTCTACTGCGCTGAAGGCCTGAAGACATTCAGTAGAGATACGTATGGAGAAGCCGAGTTCGATGCATTGCTGAACATGGTGCTGACCGGCATAGGGCCGAAGGTCAAAAGCCCGCGACACCGAACCGGGCTCGACAGGCTTGAGGCGGGCACCAGTGGCGCCGAGCAACTGGTCGTCAGCGATAGCGTACTTGCTCCCAAATTGCGGCCTGGTGATCTGCCGGGTACCTGCCACCACTTGGTGAACCAGAAGAGGCTAAAGTGGGTCAAGTGA
- a CDS encoding IS3-like element ISBvi4 family transposase (programmed frameshift) — protein sequence MNRIPRAVYTKELRDEAVKLALAEGVGVSEASRRLSIPIKTLANWVRAAKAGKLKDVGRHQRPLTEMEAELAQVKRELAEVKMERDLPKKVRDVLREGVAVKYGVIEQMRQDYPVPPMCRVLGVSVSGYYAWRKRGPSERTQQEPRLEAEVLAAHQRTRESFGPERLKQHLDERGVRIGVHRIRRLRRKLGLRCKQKRRFKATTNSKHDLPVAPNLLNQDFSVTAPNQAWCGDITYIATDEGWLYLAGLKDLYSGEIVGYAMSERMTKNLVMQALFRAVATRRPPAGLIHHSDRGSQYCALAYQALIGQFDMRASMSRRGNCYDNAPIESFWGTLKNELVYHQRFATREQARLAISEYIEIFYNRQRTQARLNYQSPVAFTQRFYLNQIAA from the exons ATGAATCGAATTCCAAGAGCGGTCTATACGAAGGAGCTTCGCGACGAAGCGGTCAAGTTGGCGTTGGCCGAAGGTGTGGGGGTATCGGAAGCTTCCCGGCGCTTGTCGATCCCAATCAAGACGCTGGCAAACTGGGTGCGCGCGGCGAAGGCCGGTAAGCTGAAAGATGTCGGCCGGCACCAGAGGCCACTGACGGAAATGGAGGCCGAGCTGGCGCAGGTCAAGCGCGAACTGGCCGAGGTCAAAATGGAGCGCGATCTGC CTAAAAAAGTTCGCGACGTACTTCGCGAAGGAGTCGCGGTGAAGTACGGCGTGATCGAACAAATGCGACAGGACTATCCCGTGCCGCCGATGTGCCGCGTGCTGGGTGTATCGGTGAGCGGCTACTATGCGTGGCGCAAGCGCGGGCCGTCCGAAAGAACGCAGCAGGAGCCTCGCCTGGAAGCGGAGGTACTTGCGGCACATCAGCGAACTCGGGAAAGCTTCGGGCCCGAGCGCCTGAAGCAACATCTCGATGAACGTGGCGTGCGAATCGGCGTGCACCGGATCAGGCGACTGCGTAGAAAACTGGGACTGCGCTGCAAGCAGAAACGCCGGTTCAAGGCCACGACGAATTCGAAGCACGACCTGCCTGTCGCGCCGAATCTGTTGAACCAGGATTTCTCAGTGACCGCGCCCAATCAGGCCTGGTGCGGTGACATCACCTATATCGCGACCGACGAGGGCTGGCTGTATCTTGCCGGCCTGAAGGACCTGTACAGCGGCGAAATCGTCGGCTATGCGATGAGCGAACGTATGACGAAAAATCTGGTCATGCAGGCACTGTTTCGCGCTGTCGCAACCCGACGACCGCCGGCGGGCCTGATTCATCATAGCGACCGTGGGTCGCAATATTGTGCGCTGGCTTATCAAGCACTCATCGGCCAGTTTGACATGCGCGCGTCGATGAGCCGCCGTGGCAACTGCTACGACAACGCGCCCATCGAATCCTTCTGGGGAACGCTGAAGAATGAACTGGTCTATCATCAACGCTTCGCCACGCGCGAGCAGGCGCGCCTGGCGATCAGCGAATACATCGAAATCTTCTACAACCGGCAGCGCACGCAGGCGCGTCTGAACTACCAATCGCCTGTCGCGTTCACGCAGCGCTTCTATTTGAATCAGATCGCTGCTTAA